GCCAGGTGACCTTTTTAAGTTCAGCCCGAACTTCCTTTAAGAACTTTACAAAATTTGCAAACATTTTTAACCTTTATCTTATTAGCAGGCCAGGAGGGACTCGAACCCCCAACATCCGGTTTTGGAGACCGGCGCTCTAACCATTGGAGCTACTGGCCTGTAAATTCAATTCGACGTTACCGCGTCTCCTTGTGCGCCGTGTGTTTATTGCAAAACGGGCAATATTTCTTAAACTCCACTCGCTCCGGATGAGTCCGTTTATTCTTGGTCATAAAGTAATTGCGCTGCTTGCAATCGTTACAGGCCAAAATGATTTTGTCTCTCGGCATAACAGCATTCTCTCAGTCTATAGTTATGTATCCAATTTACTCAATTATCTCGGCAATAACGCCGGCGCCGACGGTCCGGCCGCCTTCGCGGATGGCAAAACGCAGTTCCTTCTCCATCGCGATCGGAGTCTGAAGCTCCGCGAGCCCGTCACGTCCGTCGTCCGAAAATAAAACTGCGGACGATAACCGTTGAAAAACGGCGTGTGACGACCGCCCTCTTCCTTGCTCAAAACATATATCCCCGCCTTGAATTTCTTGTGCGGCGTGATCGAGCCCGGTTTCGCAACCACCATCCCGCGCTCAATCTCGTCCTTGTCGATACCACGAAGTAGCAAACCGACATTGTCGCCCGCTTCGCCCGAATCAAGGATCTTACGGAACATCTCAACACCCGTGCAAACCGTCTTGCGCGTGTCGCGAATCCCGACCAGCTCGACTTCCTCACCTATCTTCACACGGCCACGCTCGATACGACCCGTCCCGACCGTCCCGCGGCCGGTGATCGAGAAAACGTCCTCAACCGGCATCAAAAACGGCTTATCAATGTCCCGCTGCGGCTGCGGAATGTACGTGTCCAGCGCCTCCAGCAACTCGTAAATCGACTTGAACGATTCGTCGTCCTTTATGTTCGGGTCGGAGGCCTTCGTCATCGCCTGCAAAGCCGAGCCCCGGATAACCGGAATATCATCACCGGGAAACTGATACTTCGTCAGCAAATCGCGAACCTCAAGCTCGACCAGATCCAGCAACTCCGGATCATCGACCATGTCGACTTTATTCATATAAACAACGATATAAGGAACACCCACCTGACGGGCCAGCAGAATATGCTCCCGCGTCTGAGGCATCGGGCCGTCCGCCGCCGAGACCACCAGCACCGCACCGTCCATCTGGGCCGCACCCGTTATCATGTTCTTGATATAATCGGCGTGTCCCGGACAGTCAACATGCGCGTAGTGACGCTTGTCCGTCTCATACTCGACATGCGCCGTCGCTATCGTGATGCCGCGTTCACGCTCTTCGGGAGCATTGTCGATCGAATCAAACGT
This window of the candidate division Zixibacteria bacterium HGW-Zixibacteria-1 genome carries:
- the rpmG gene encoding 50S ribosomal protein L33; the encoded protein is MPRDKIILACNDCKQRNYFMTKNKRTHPERVEFKKYCPFCNKHTAHKETR